The following is a genomic window from Lysinibacillus sp. JNUCC-52.
AACACCAAAATAGGTGCAACAATTTTAAAGAAAATCATACCGAGATACATCATGTGAGGCGACCCCCTTTCATCTTTCTATAGTAAAACTGTTCGCAAACTAGGTCAATGCCACTCTCGGCTCAAGCTGTTGCTATAAAAAGAGGCTGTCCTTAGAAAAGGACAGCCTCAATCTCAACTTATCTACAAAGGATATTAAAGAAGTTTTATCGGCGATTTCCCACAGGGTATCGGCGATTCAGCAAAGGTCATCGGCGATTTCCATGATTTTATCGGCGATTCCTACTACCTACTACAATTTAAAAATCATTAAGCAAGTTTAAATCGGTTCACGACTTCTTGTAGTTCTTTAGAGATTTGGTTCATATTATTAATAGATTCTGCAACCTTTTGCATTTCTGCCTGTTGATCCACAGCAGATGCACTTACTTGCTCTGCAGAAGCCGCAGTTTCCTCTGAAACGGCAGAAATACTTTGAATTGCTGTAATTGCCTGATCTTTTTGCTCTAGCATTTGTGAAAGGTTTGATAATAACTCATTAATTGACGTTGCAATAGAATGAGAAAGCTCATTATTATCTTTAAAAGCTAGCTCTGTATTTTGCACTGATTCATTTTGAGCTTGCATTAAATCTGCATTTGAAGCGATAACAGACACTGTTTGATTTGCGTCTTCTAGAATGCTAGTTACAGTTTTCTTAATAATCTCTGTTTCGTTTTTAGACTGTTCCGCTAGTTTACGAACTTCTTCTGCTACAACTGCAAAGCCTTTTCCATGCTCTCCCGCACGAGCAGCCTCAATACTTGCATTTAATGCTAATAAGTTAGTTTGCTCCGTTATTCCTTGAATAGAGACAATAATTTGGTTGATATTTCTGATGTTACTAGATAAGGATTCCATCTGACCTTGAATGCGGACATTCATTTCGTTCGTTTCAGCATTTCGGTCACGTAAACTTTCAACTTCTTTCATGCCCTGCTCTGTAGAAGCTTTTGTTTTTATCGACAGTGCATCCATTTGCTTGGAAAGCATTGTTATTGCGTCAATTTGCTCAGATAAATCAATCATTCGATAATTCGTTTCTTCCGTATCCTCTGATTGTTTCGAAGCACCTTGCGCAATTTCATTGATAGCTACAGATACTTCCTGATTAGAGGCGACAATTTCATTAAATGCTTCATTCACATTATGTGATGATTGATTAAGTATTGTAGAAGAATTTAGCACTGTATGTATAGCATCATTCGTTTTGTCCAGCATATTATTATAGGCTAATGCAACAGCACCAATTTCATCTGATTTGATATATTTTTCGTCTATTTTTTTCGTTAAATCGCCTTCTGCAGCCGTTTCAATGGATGCTCGTAAAACTTTCAAAGGCTTTAACTGTTTAAAGATAAACATCGCACTGGCAGCAGCCATTAAAACAACCATAATTATTGCAGCTACAATCGTAACGATGAGAACTTTATTATACGTTTCTAATATTTTCGTTTTAGGTAAAACTAATTGTACGGTCCATACTTCATCGATATTTTCTAACTTCATTGGAGCAAAGGCGTTATATGATTTTTCGCCAAGTTGCTTGGAATCTACATAAAGACTATCTGCTACACCATTGTCCATGGACTGTTTAACAGTTTTCCAATCAATAGCGTCCTGCATATTGGTCCCATCTAACTTTTCGTTAATACTATTAACTGTTAACATACCTTGATCTGTAATTATGCCTGCGTAACCACCTTCAGGCTCAATAGAATTGGCTAATTCCTTTAAAAAATCGATAGATAAAGTGGCCGATAAAACACCGAAATATGTACCTTTACTATTAACTAGTGGTACTGCAATAGTCGTCATTGAAATGGTATTACCATTTACATTAAATTCATACGGTTCCGTTAAAATCGCACGACCTTCTTCTTTTGGGATTCGATACCATTCAGCACCATTTTTTTCATCAAGCCCAACTACAGGATTAATAATAGTTTGGTCTTTCCCTCTTGTTAAATAAGGTATAAAGCGATTTTGTTGGTCAACTAAAGCAGTATCTACAGTTGGCGCAATTTTCACTGTGTTATTTTCTAAAATAGCCCCTACACCTAGTAAATCCTTATTGTCGTCTAGGTTATTTTGTAATATATCCATTACATCCTCTGTCGATAGTTCACCCTTGCCTTGCATTGTTTGAACAATTCGTTTTGTCGTTTGTAATGTATCATTTACTTTCTTAAACCGCTCGCTCATATTTGCTGCTGATAGTTCTGCATTTTGCAGCGTTGCGTCTTCTGAATCATGTATACTCTGATTATAAAGAATCATACTTGTTACCAATGTATAAGCAATAAATAACACGATAAATAACCCTATTATTAAAGATGAGAGTTTTAAAGCTATACTTTTGGATTTTTTCATGCCAACACCTCCATTTTCATTAAACAATAATAATGTATGGACCTATGTTTCACAACAAAAAACAATCTTATTTTACCAAGACAATTAAAATTTTCTATTAAAATTCACTATTTTTAGACAATAAATTGATACATACATCCATTTATACTAAATTTTGTTATTATTCTATTCGTTAAACTTCTATAGGCATTTGGAATAACTACATTCTAAATGCCTATAGATAAAAGCTTATATATCTAAGATAATACCTGCTCTCTTTATAACTCCAACAGTTTCGGCAACTCTCCCTTTAGTATTTATGATATAGTACGTTATAAAAAACGAACAACCTTTTTACCTATTAACCTAAAATATGCATAAAAAATCCTTAAGCTATGATAAAATTAATATTATTAAAATAGGAGGTTTGCCCGTATGAAACATAAAAAAAGCCTAGCCTTGCTTGCTCTAGTAGCCGTTCCATCCCTTATTTATACTACACCTATAACGTCTGCATCGGCTGCCGATACTTCGACACATGCAAAGACGGCATACATATACAATAATAATTATTACTATAATTCCAATGTGCAGAATGTTATACAGCTTATTTCGAACATTAATGATACATCATTTGCGTTTCAGGCTTACTTAGAGGCGGCAATTAAAGCCTACAATGCTTTAACAGAAACTGAAAAACAATATGTTACAAATTACTCGACTCTATCAAATCATCAACAAACAAGAGTAAATTATCGTAGACTAGCCGCACAAATCGAAGAAAAATTGGCATCTGTCGACTCTACTTCTGTTAACTATTATCAAAATGTTATTGAAACGAGAGATTGGTACAACACGTTGAATGCTGCCCAAAAAACTTTTGTCAGCGCTGAAACACAAAGAATATTGACGTCATCGATTACACCAAATACTTCAATTGATAAAGTTGTAAATAAAATTCAACTATTAAATTCCTCTCGTCTTAGCTTCCATAAAGATGTAGCTGAAGCTCGAGCAGAGTATAATGCATTAAGAAAATTCTCAAACGTTTCTTTGCCTACAGGTATTGAACAGCTTTTACTAGATGCTGAACACGTCGTTACGATGGATAAAAGCGCTGCCAAAGAAGTCGAAAATGCCATTGCAGCTTTATCACCAAAAACATCTACGACGCACGATGTACAAGCAGTAAAAACAGCCTTCGAAGCATTGACACCTGTACAACAACAGCTAGTGCCAAATGTGTGGATATTAGTAGACTATGTAAAAGGAAAGTATAAGCTACCAGCTAAAGGCGACAACACAATCAAAACACCCGAATTATCAGACTCAGCCGCAATACCAGGTAAAAATACGCTAATGTCGAAAAGTCGAAACACATATAAAGCAAAAATCAATGTCGCTGATTCTGAAAATGACAATGAACGCTTTGTATTAACAACGAAAGCGAATATGGCGGTCATCATCCCACCATTGAATACGCTTGTTAATGAGGATTTTGGCGTAATGGATGTTCAGCTTACAAGAAATTTAAATCGCATTACGTTCCAAGCAGTATTAAACAAAATGCCCGTTAAATTCGAGGCAAATATTGAAATCATTTTAGAAAATATACCAGAGAATGCTTCCATCGTTCGAATCAATGAATTTGGTGACCATGAGCCTGTATCCTATACGGTCAATGGCAATCAATACATCATTGAAACGCAAACTTCTGGTACGTTCCAAATTATTAGAAATTAAATAAAATGAATCCCACACCTCTTTCGAGTCACTTCAAAGAGATGTGGGCTTTTCTTTTCTTCAACAAAAAAACACTAGCTATCTTTGTAATAGCTAGTGTTTTTTTATTGATTTATTGTGTTCTAGGCTGAATTAATACGTAATCTAAAGCTCCTGGATCTGAAGATGCTTTAGCATACACAATATTTCCATACTTATCTTTCGTGAATAGATAAATTCGTTGATCTTTTTGGAATACATTCGTTGAATTTGGATCACTACCTGTTTGGATTGCTGTAAAGGTCTTCGCAGAACTTGCATCCGCAGGTGCTGTAATTTTCCCTTTACCGTAGGAAACAATTGCTCCTCCAGGTATATACGTAAAGTTATTACTATCAGCATTTGCAATAACATCTTGAACATTTTCAGGCGATAAATCATATCCTTTGTTCAGTACTGCGTAGTAATAATGCTGATCCCATGTAATATCGGCATTTAGATTCGCAACGACTTCAAGCTTCTTAGAAATATTTAAATTACTTGGGAATTGCGTATCTGGTAATAATGTAGCAGTAGTAATTGTATTCTCTTTTGTTGGATATTTGTACTCTGCTCTATCCTTACTAAATGTCCAGCCGCCTTTATCTTTCGCAGTAGCATTGACGCTAATGTCAAAGCTTTGTTTTACTTCACTATTGAACGTGATAATAAGCTTACGTGGCTCCCAATCCCTTGTACCTGTAATATCAAGCCAACTTTGTGTGTAAGATGGTGTAATAGCAGTCGTTGTACCTGGTTCTACTAATTTAAAATCAAATCCAGTATCGATTGCCTCTGAAAATGTCACTTCAAATGTTTTACCATCAAGTCGTTTAAAGATAGGATCTTGAACTTTTGGTGGTGTTCCATCCGAGAAGAATGTATATTTCATCACACCATTGCCACCCCCACCAGGCGTCAAGGTTATCGGTTTATTTTGCTTCTCATCAAATGTATAAACTTTTGATTCTGTGCCTTTTTGTAGCATTGTTACGTTATTATAGCGATCTTTTACAGCAACATATAACTCGTACTGTTGATGTGGCGCAAGTGTTAAAGAAATCTCATTTGTATCTTTACGCATGCTGCTCGTAATTCCTTTAGCCATTACCTCTTCTGGAGTTGTAGGTGCAGGTGTGGAGTCGCCTACATTGCGAAGAACATAGTAATAAGAACCGTCCTCGTCTGACATAAATCTGAAGGTTGCTTTTCTGTCCCCTTCTGCCACTGTAATTGACGTATTGTCGATAACTGGTGCAGTTCGGTCATCAATTACATGTTTTGTTTGAATATCTGAGACATTCCCTGAACGGTCTCGTAATACCATATAAATCGAATAGCTCTTAAATGGATCTAAAGGCGGAATTGTATTCGGTAGCGGAACTGTCACCTTTTGCTTTCCTAACTGCGCTGGCTTATTACCGCCACTTCCGATAATCGGTATATCTTTGCCTCCTACATTAAATTCCTTTGAATTTAGTTGCACAGCTTCGATTAATCGTAGTCGGTCATCTCGTGTTAAATTTAGATCCGATTCCATAATTAAATAATGATATGTCCCTGCTTTTGTTGCATTGAATTCAACAAGTGTCTGATCTTTAGCAGCGTTAATAGCAGGCTCACCGATAATCGTTAAATATGGCCACTCACCATCTCTATGAATATATTCGGCCGTATTACGCGGAACACTATTCACTGGTGTATTATTTATATTTTCAAATTCATTATCAGCTAAATCTTTTACATTTGGAGAAATCGTTACGACCAAGTTATCTCCATTAACGAAACCTGTTAAAGAAGGAATTGTGAAAGTTAATCTTTTTTGAGCCTTATTATAGACAACTTTTTCTGGACGGATTGGTTTTTGTAATCCTTGGTTAACTATACCTGTCCCTGTCAGTTCATAGTTTTCTACTTTTTCAGCAGAAGTTATATCTAACTCTTCACTTACCGTTACATAAAATTCATTTTTAATTTCATCTTGTAACACGAGCTCTCCGCCAACAATGTATGGAGGAATATTATCTAAAGCTCCTGTTTTAAACTCTTTAATCGCTTCTTTTGGAATTGGGTCTACGGAATAATTGCCCGACTCATCTTTCATGACTACATAAAGTTGATAGGATTCTTCAGGGTCTAAACCTGTTAGTAATCCGTCAACTTTCAATTTCCCCGCTTCTACTTTCCCCTTACCTGTTGGTTTAGCAACAATATCAGCGGTTGTTGGATCTGCAGCAGTCGTTTTTTTACGTACATAGTAGTAGTACTCTCCTGGTTCACTCGCATTAAATGTAAATTCTGCACGTGTCCCACCATGTAGAGGGTTTACCGCTAACGATTTGACGACTGGTGGCGATGAATCTTTCATTTGGAATGACTGCGATTTAATATCCGACGTATTTTTCGCTCCATCTACTACCATTACATAAACAACATATTCTTTTTTCTCGCCTAAGTTAGTCACTTTAAACGTATTTTTACCATTGACGGCTGCAGCCGTTCCACTTGCTACATTATCAGTAGATATACGATTGACCATCTCGCGTTTTGTTGGGACTTCAGCGCCCTTTTCACGAACAATATAGTAGTATGTTCCGACTTTATCTGAAGTAAAGTCTACTTGCACATCGCTGCCATTCAATACGCTTACATTGGTAATATCGATTAATGGTTTTGTTTTATCTGCTGGCTTCGAATTGTCTATATCATCTTTATCGATTGGTTTACCATCTGGGTCTGTAATATTGCCTATGTTATCTTTATCATCTAAAAAATCATCAAAAATATTATTTGGCCCTTCGTCTTTTGGAAGAATTACTTTGTCAATATACGTGTAGTCACCAATATCAATCCAACCATATGCATTATCTACATAAAGCGTACCTACACGACCATCTATATAAAGCTCTAAATCGGTATAGCTATTGTAATTAATCCAGTCGATATTGCCCGTTCCATATATCGTTAGCTTCGTTTCGGTATCCAAATTTAGCGTACCGATATTGCCTTGTATCTCGAATTCACGTACATTTCCAATAATATCAACACGAGGTAGCTTTTTATTTGTTTCAATTTTTGTACCACTTTGAGACACAACTAGTCGTGATACCGTACTATTGTAAAATTCAATCTGCTTTTCAACATTTTTCATCGTTACTTGATCTTTTGACCAGTTTTCAAAAGGCTTGTTTTTATCTGGATTTTGATTTGAATCCGTCCAATTTTGCAAATCGCTCGACGAGTTGCTATTCGATGAGCTTTCTCCTTCTTGCTTATCAGGATTAGACCAGTTAATAAATGAAAAATTATTGCTTGCTACACGGCCGATTGCTAATGGCTTATAGTAAGAAACATCTAAATGTAACGGTGGGCGTACCGTTTCATTGACTAACATTGTGCCCGTTAATGTTACATTCGAAAATTCAATATAATTCCCATTTACAACGATTGTGCCACCAAAGGATTTATAGTCTCCATCAAAATGTAAAAACCGTGAACTCGTACCACTTGCATTCAACGTTAACTTTGCGACAGAATAAAGTGTTTTGCCTGAGAGGTCTCCCTCAATAAATGCCCCCTTTAGGACATCTGCATTATATTCATTGAAAATATGTGAAAGGCTTTCTGGTACTGTATACGGTTCAGCATTTATGTAAACAATATCATCTTCAACACCCGTAATCTTATAAGTTGATGCATTGCTTTTTTTCTCTTGTGAACGAACAATAAAGGAAGCAATTTGTCCTCGCGTTACTGCATTGAATGGAGAAAATGTGACAGGTGTTGTTCCTTCTGTAATTTGTAAATCTACTAATGTTTGAATATAGTAGGCATTACTCGTTTGGCTATTTACATCTTTGAAACTATGGTTAAAATTCGACGCTACTTCGAATTTAAAGCCAAGCACTAAAATTTTGGCTAATTGTCCTCGTGTAATAACTTCATTCGGCATAAATGAACCACTTGCATAGCCAGACATAATCCCCGCATTTTGTAATGCTGCTACATATTTATAATATTCATTGCTCTTTGGAACATCTTTAAAATATGGATCTTGTACATTTTTTAAATCTAGCTTTAAAACCGTTGCAAGCATTTTTGCTGCTTGACCGCGCGTTACATTTTGATTTGGTCGAAATGTTTTATCTGCAAACCCACTAATTGCACCTTGAGAGTATAATTTCAAAATATTGTCGTAGTGACTTGAATATTGGTTAATATCTACAAATGGTGATGTAGCTGCTGCTACTTTTTGTGGTGGTGGTACAACAACAGCAATCCCGCTAGTAGCAAAAACAGTTGCAATAAGTGCTTTGTTCACTTTTTGGATTTTTGTTTTATCCATCTCACTCTTCCTTTCACATATAATGAGTACGTAAAATCATCATACCCTTTATATCGACAGGTAGATAGTGAACCTTCATAGTATTTCTAAAATTATGGAAGAAAGTCATAGACAAAATAAAAAAGCCAAGAAGCATCGGTGCTCTCTTGGCTTTCCCAAAATATAGGCATACATCATATCATACTTGTTCTGTCATAAGGGAAAGGGGGATAACCTTAAGTCTTGCCAAGTTGATCGAGAGATGTGTCCCGAGTTTACGTATCATTTACAACAATAGCTTGCCCAAATTATCGTTCTATTATTCAAATACCCATAATCTTAAAAGGTAAACATAATTACAATTAGATTTTTTAATTTACGAAAGTTCTATCGGCGATTTATGGGCTCTTGCAGGCGATTACGTAATTTTATCGGCGATTTCCATGAGGTTATCGGCGATACACCCACTTCTATCGCTATTACCACCATTAATACCCATCTATATTCTAAATATTTTTACTTTTATTGTTATTGTGACATATAATTTTCTGATAAATTAATTTATAATAAAAATTAACATAGGCAATCTAATGTATCTTCTGTTATAATACTGAATAAAATAAAAACAAACTGTATTAATACAGAATTTTATAAAACACGCTTTTCGCACTATGGGGATAATGAGAAAAGCGCTACTAATGCTTCTTACATGACTGCATTGTAGCCTACACAAAAAGGGGTTGGAAGATTTGGGTATTTTAAAGGGGTTAAAAATTCTCGATTTTTCTGCATTACTACCAGGGCCTATGGCAACGATGATTTTTGCCGACCTAGGTGCGGAGGTCATCCATGTGGAATCCTCCAAACGCGTTGATTTAACGCGCATTATGCCTCCCTATGATGAAAATCACGAGGCATATATTCATCAGCACTTAAATCGTTCCAAAAAGTCACTTACATTAAATTTAAAATCGCCAGAGGCTGTAGAAATTGTAAAGTCACTTATACAGGAGTATGACGTAATCATTGAAGGTTTTCGGCCAGGGGTTATGCAACGACTCGGTATTGGCTACGAAGCGTTAAAAGAAGTAAATCCAAAACTAATCTATTGTGCTATTACTGGCTATGGCCAAACAGGTCCATATAGCAACCGACCTGGACATGATAATAATTATTTGGCATTAGCTGGCGTGCTCGACTATTCTCGCCATAAAGATAAAAAACCTGTCTCCATGGGGGTTCAGCTTGCAGATATTGCGGGTGGTACAATGCACGCTGCAATAGGTGTGCTCGCTGCCGCTCTTCACCGAGAAAAAACAGGTGAAGGTCAGTATGTCGATATTAGCATGACCGATGCTGTTTTCTCACTTAATGCCATGTACGGCTCTGCTTATATTGGCGGTGGCCGTGTACCTCAGCCTGAACAAGAAATTTTAAACGGTGGTAGCTACTATGATTTTTACAAAACGAAGGATGGGCGATTTTTCTCAGTGGGCAGTCTAGAGCCACAGTTTCGTAGGCTACTATGTGAGGCACTTGATATTCCAGAACTTATTGATAATACATTTAATGATTCTTACTATACACAGATTCGATTTAAAGAGGCCGTGCATGACGCCTTTTTGTCGAAAACCTACAACGAATGGCTCGAAGTCTTTAATGAAAATTTCGAAGGTTGTGTTGAACCAGTGTTAACTTTTCCAGAGGCATGCGAGCATCCACAATTACAAGCTCGTGGCATGATTGTGGAAATTCCGAAAAATGATGGTACAACGCAAAAACAAATTGCATCTGCCTTTAAATTTGATGGGGCCAATCCAACGTACAAGCATGTTGGTGCAAAGCTAGGCGAGCATAACGAAGAAGTATTATCAGCACTTGGCTATAGTTCTGAACAAATCATGGCACTTCAAGAAAAAGGGGTTTTAGAATAATAAAGCGTATTGGCTAAAGGTAGCAAGAAGTTCATTCTTGCTACCTTTTGTCATTTTTTTAAGTCATAGTGTCAGGCACTCAAACAATTTATACTAGTTGATTGGAGTGGAGGGCGGCGACTCCTGCGGGAACGCACGCAGTGTAAGACGCAACAAACCGCGCGTTAGCGAGGGTTGCGGCTTACTGTGTGCCCGCGGAAAGCGTCCGCCCGTAGCGGAAATCAACGGTAGCAGGAGTCCTGGACATTTATTCAAATAAAAAAGACTATAGACAAACCCGAATCTGTTCGAGTTTTTCTATAGTCTGGAGTGTCCACTCAAATCAATATTTGCCTTCATAGCACACTCTTTTTCCCGTTATACATACGCACTAATAAATTCTCGCAATTGGTTAAAATGCTCCTCGACGAGTAAATATTTTTTATAAACCTCGATTAATTTCTCAAATAACTCATACTGCTCAGTGACAAACAGGATTTTTAAAATATTAATCATATGCATGGAAGCGCTCTGTGCAACTAAAAAATAAGGGGCATCAGGCTGGCGATAATGTTGGCGCCATTCTTCCACTGATAGACCAATATGCTGTAACGAATTGTTTACTTGAAGTGCTATATCTTGCTGCATCGATGCCTCAATAGCAATTAATTGCTCATTACTGTAGTTTTGCTGTACTAATGCTGCATTTATTTTTTTATTGGATGCAAGGCCATGTTCCTTTAAGAGCACTAACCCCTCTTGGTAACGTTCCAATCTGACATAAGTATCTAGTAATACGGCATACAGATTTTCTAAGTAATTCAAATTATAATTTTTTATTATTGCAGGTGGCGTTGGTTTTCGATTTGGGAGTAAGTCCTTGTACTCTAGCAAAATCTCAATGGCATAATTATTAAGTCGTTCATCTTCTAATAAATATTCACCATAATGAAGGACCTTTTCATAATCCCGTTCTTGATGAGCAATCTGCCATAAAATATAGGCAATCAAAACCTTTTCTTTTTCTGTTAAGGCATACATAGAATAACGCCAATCCGCCTCAAAGGAAGTAATCAATTCTTTAATGCATTGATAATTTCCCTCTGATAAACGGTAATGTGTGACAATTTGATATAGACGAAGCTGTTTTTTCGCTAAACAGGACAAATTACATTTATCCACATGAGTTATACACTTATCCAGAGTTTTTCTATAATTATACACAAAGTTATCCACATGTGCATAAGTAATTGTTGATGATTGTTCAAAATGACTCATTATTTCATGGATAAATGTGAATTGTTCCAGAGGTTTGTGGATAAGCAGTGAATAAACTTTTTTCATAAAAAGCCAGTGCCAAAACAGTGTCTCTTCTTTATAAATCATATGCACAAAATAATCATCTTCAAATTTATATAAAAATATAGTTTGTAGGTCATTTACAGGTAGCTTGACCTGCCATCTCTTTCCGAACACAAGCCAGACTAATCGCTCTAAGTCCATTGTATGCTGGGCAAAAAGTTGCTCAAAAAAAGCTTGCTTCCCTTTTTGGGTATAGAAAAAGGCATTAAGTCGGTCATTCACATATTTTGCATCCAAGCCATGCTCGTTGAAAAATAGCTGCAACTCTGGTGATACACGTCCCCAATATTTTCGAGCTGTCGAAAAGGCAATGTTCATCGCCGCTTCTTTATTTACTAAAAATAATTGAGGTGATAATGCAGTACCCAATATTTTGGGATCTTCTTGTGGAGTGACCTCGGCCTCCGCCCATTTTGAAAGTAACTTTTCAGCGCCATTTTCACCACTTTGTCTATATGTTATGAATAATTGCTCATCACAGTCCAGCAGCATACAACCAGAGCCCCCTATCAATTTCACGCAACAAAGATCTTCCCCTAACATGCACAAATATATTTCTCAACTTTTTCAACACTCTTCTTTCTTCAATATAACAAATCCTATCCAACATATGCTAATAAGTTACAAATATGCACAAATAAAAGAGCTAAAGTGTTCGACTATACAAACACTTTAGCTCTACTTAGAGCAACATTTAAACGATCCACGAAGCTCATTAAATTTTTTACTAAGGCAAGAGCACATCTGATATTTGCCCTTAAGTTGGTAGCCCAGTGCATGGTCTCAGATGGCTCTTTGCCCGACGCTCAACAATGTTGGCGTCATACTATTTATCTCTCTAAGTATTCACTGCTCCCAAGAGCAGCTAACACTACCAATGCAGTAGACGGGCAATAAATAAAATAGTTACACGAAATTAGTGTAAAAAAAAAATTTTTTTTTGCTCACCAAAATTGTGGGTATTTTCTAGTCTGTCGTAAGTTATTTATTATTAAACCAAAGATGACAATAATCACTGCACCTATTAATACTGGCATTATTAAATAGCTCCAGCTATAGCCTCCTAAAATAATGATAATAGGGTTAGCTCCCGCTGGTGGATGGATAACGCCCGAAAGTGCCATAAAAAAGATCGTTAATCCAACAGCAAGGCTAATTGAATAGACACTTGATCCTAATAAAGAATACATCACCAATCCGATAAAGGCTGAAATTAAATGCCCTCCAATAATATTACGAGGTTGCGACAATGGCGCATTCCATACGACAAATACGAGTACACAGCTCCCCCCAAGGGATGCCATTAACCATGGTGCTCCTGTATAGTTTGTTAAACAAATCAATACAAAGATACAAAGTAAGCCACCTACTGCACCTGTTATTGCATCGGCTAAATTCGTTCTTGAGGGGGCATGTCCTCCTCCACTCATCTTAGCTATATATGCTTTGAGTCGATGATTTTTCACTTCTTTTTCTTGCAAGCGTACGAAATCTGCCATAGTCACCATCCTTGAAATCAAAAGTTGAAATTATATTAAACGCAATTAAATATATAGATTTAGAAGCTTTTATTATTATATCAGCTTAATACGAGAATTCAATTTTGATTTTTTGTTTGCGATTATGCTTCCACGTTCCTCATAGCAAAGCACGAGCCAATGTATTGTTACATTACACTGGCTCGTGCCTTATTTTTTCCCTTATTTAAAGTTTGTTGTTAAATTTCAGCAGCGCTTAATTTTAATCGTACTGCTTTTTAATAGGTTTATAAATTCGTGCTTTTTTTAGCACCGACTTCGGAACTTGGAAAGTGGCAGTTACAACACCAGGATGGCGGCCGATTTCAATGGATCCCGTAATTGTTGCGCGATTCATCACTTCTGGCTCACTTATCTCAAATAGTTTGGCTGCACGACTAATAGCATTATCTGTCGCATTATTTAATGTTGTACCTGTCCCTACTATGGATACTGGGAACGCTTCTTCTACTTGCTTCACGCCAAATTCCTCTGCTAGTTCGCGTGCTCGGCGTTTTTCTTCCTTCGAA
Proteins encoded in this region:
- a CDS encoding S-layer homology domain-containing protein, yielding MDKTKIQKVNKALIATVFATSGIAVVVPPPQKVAAATSPFVDINQYSSHYDNILKLYSQGAISGFADKTFRPNQNVTRGQAAKMLATVLKLDLKNVQDPYFKDVPKSNEYYKYVAALQNAGIMSGYASGSFMPNEVITRGQLAKILVLGFKFEVASNFNHSFKDVNSQTSNAYYIQTLVDLQITEGTTPVTFSPFNAVTRGQIASFIVRSQEKKSNASTYKITGVEDDIVYINAEPYTVPESLSHIFNEYNADVLKGAFIEGDLSGKTLYSVAKLTLNASGTSSRFLHFDGDYKSFGGTIVVNGNYIEFSNVTLTGTMLVNETVRPPLHLDVSYYKPLAIGRVASNNFSFINWSNPDKQEGESSSNSNSSSDLQNWTDSNQNPDKNKPFENWSKDQVTMKNVEKQIEFYNSTVSRLVVSQSGTKIETNKKLPRVDIIGNVREFEIQGNIGTLNLDTETKLTIYGTGNIDWINYNSYTDLELYIDGRVGTLYVDNAYGWIDIGDYTYIDKVILPKDEGPNNIFDDFLDDKDNIGNITDPDGKPIDKDDIDNSKPADKTKPLIDITNVSVLNGSDVQVDFTSDKVGTYYYIVREKGAEVPTKREMVNRISTDNVASGTAAAVNGKNTFKVTNLGEKKEYVVYVMVVDGAKNTSDIKSQSFQMKDSSPPVVKSLAVNPLHGGTRAEFTFNASEPGEYYYYVRKKTTAADPTTADIVAKPTGKGKVEAGKLKVDGLLTGLDPEESYQLYVVMKDESGNYSVDPIPKEAIKEFKTGALDNIPPYIVGGELVLQDEIKNEFYVTVSEELDITSAEKVENYELTGTGIVNQGLQKPIRPEKVVYNKAQKRLTFTIPSLTGFVNGDNLVVTISPNVKDLADNEFENINNTPVNSVPRNTAEYIHRDGEWPYLTIIGEPAINAAKDQTLVEFNATKAGTYHYLIMESDLNLTRDDRLRLIEAVQLNSKEFNVGGKDIPIIGSGGNKPAQLGKQKVTVPLPNTIPPLDPFKSYSIYMVLRDRSGNVSDIQTKHVIDDRTAPVIDNTSITVAEGDRKATFRFMSDEDGSYYYVLRNVGDSTPAPTTPEEVMAKGITSSMRKDTNEISLTLAPHQQYELYVAVKDRYNNVTMLQKGTESKVYTFDEKQNKPITLTPGGGGNGVMKYTFFSDGTPPKVQDPIFKRLDGKTFEVTFSEAIDTGFDFKLVEPGTTTAITPSYTQSWLDITGTRDWEPRKLIITFNSEVKQSFDISVNATAKDKGGWTFSKDRAEYKYPTKENTITTATLLPDTQFPSNLNISKKLEVVANLNADITWDQHYYYAVLNKGYDLSPENVQDVIANADSNNFTYIPGGAIVSYGKGKITAPADASSAKTFTAIQTGSDPNSTNVFQKDQRIYLFTKDKYGNIVYAKASSDPGALDYVLIQPRTQ
- a CDS encoding methyl-accepting chemotaxis protein, which encodes MKKSKSIALKLSSLIIGLFIVLFIAYTLVTSMILYNQSIHDSEDATLQNAELSAANMSERFKKVNDTLQTTKRIVQTMQGKGELSTEDVMDILQNNLDDNKDLLGVGAILENNTVKIAPTVDTALVDQQNRFIPYLTRGKDQTIINPVVGLDEKNGAEWYRIPKEEGRAILTEPYEFNVNGNTISMTTIAVPLVNSKGTYFGVLSATLSIDFLKELANSIEPEGGYAGIITDQGMLTVNSINEKLDGTNMQDAIDWKTVKQSMDNGVADSLYVDSKQLGEKSYNAFAPMKLENIDEVWTVQLVLPKTKILETYNKVLIVTIVAAIIMVVLMAAASAMFIFKQLKPLKVLRASIETAAEGDLTKKIDEKYIKSDEIGAVALAYNNMLDKTNDAIHTVLNSSTILNQSSHNVNEAFNEIVASNQEVSVAINEIAQGASKQSEDTEETNYRMIDLSEQIDAITMLSKQMDALSIKTKASTEQGMKEVESLRDRNAETNEMNVRIQGQMESLSSNIRNINQIIVSIQGITEQTNLLALNASIEAARAGEHGKGFAVVAEEVRKLAEQSKNETEIIKKTVTSILEDANQTVSVIASNADLMQAQNESVQNTELAFKDNNELSHSIATSINELLSNLSQMLEQKDQAITAIQSISAVSEETAASAEQVSASAVDQQAEMQKVAESINNMNQISKELQEVVNRFKLA